The genome window TGGGAGGGGGGTCAGGGGATGTGGGGGGCTGGGTATGGGATTGTCAGCAAATCTGGGAAAGCGGCAGCAGGGGTGGTCTGGACGGTGGAGATGAGTGGGACACAGGAGGCTGGGCGAGGCAAGAAAAGGGAGGATAAAACAGAGCAGCTACAAATGTCATCCCAGGAGAAGGATGTGAGGGCACCGGAATAGATGACATGCAGGAGACACACGGGACTATTGCTCCTCAACAGAACAGCCTGGACCAAAAAGCATCGTCACTAAAGCAGCGCAAATGCTGAGGTAAGATCCTACTGATTCCTTGCTGGCAGCTGGCATGCAGATTATTCACCCTAAAAAGTTTATTGAAATAAAGcttgttgtattttgttatcTCATTGCGAAATCAGTTTAAAACTGAGGGGAAAAAATGAGTTTTAATCTCtgtttaaatgaaaaaataaatttgtCAAATGATCTCTGttttaatgtaaaaataaattgtcaaATGAAGTCAGTACACAGACCGtgcatatttacatttatagtATGGAGACATAAGACACATAGGCCTagattaaataataatttggttTCAGGGGAAAATGTTAATTTAGTATCAGACCATACTTTCTGCTGATTCTGCTGAGGATTAATGTTAGGACCCCAGCATGCATACTGTACTGAGCTCGCATACCTGGCTATCAGGTCACTAAAAGTCACTCGATATTTTCATGCTCATATTATTTATTACCTATTGGGAATGTCAGGGAAAATGTTTTGTCCTTATTCAATATGTTTGGTCAGCGCATGAAGAATATTCCGTTAAACATCTTCTTCACTCTTAAATAGCTGTGGATTGGTTTCCTTTTCAGCTACATCCTCTAAGAAGCGGAAAGGTAATTAAAGGAAGGAAAGGGCTACTGACTCAAgggccctgcacacacacgccactgtGGCTGCTGCCAGCTTGGGAGCGATGTCCCTTCCTGAGGCACgcttctccactcctccaccttcctcttccccttccCCCCAGTGTGACTACAGTGAGTGGAGCCCCTCGCTGGTTTTCATACCTTCTGTCTACGTTCTAGTTTTTGTCCTTGGATCTCTGGGCAATGGTCTGGTCCTCTGGGTGTACCTGGACAGGCCCAGGGGGAGAGTGGCAAGAGTCAGCAGCTGCTCGAAGTCCAGCAAGCCCAAAACCGCTTGCAGTGGACCCTCCACCCCGTCGTCATCCCGCTCCATCACCGACTCTCTCATCGCCAGCCTGGCCGCAGCTGACCTGGCCTTTGTGCTGACTCTGCCCCTCTGGGCTGCGTACACAGCCCTGGGCTACCACTGGCCCTTTGGAAAGCCCCTGTGCCAGGTCAGCAGCTTCATAGTGGCACTCAACATGTACGCCAGTGTCTTCTCCCTCACTGGCCTCAGCGTGGAGCGTTACTGGGTCATCGCACGGCGACGCAAAACAGGGGCCATGCGGGGCACAGAGCTGTGCCGGGCACCGGTCgtggtgagtgtggtgtggttgGCGGCAGGTGTGCTGGCCCTGCCTGCTCTCCTGCTCATGACGGTCAAGCAGGTGGGCCTGGGGAGCGAGTCCGATGACGAGTGGCCTGAGGAGGAGGACGCTGGCCTGCCTCAGGACTCCGCTCTGGCCTTCATCTCCTCCTGTGACATGGACTACTCCAGCCTGATCCCCGCCGAGCTGGAGCCGGAGGAGCGCGAGCGGCTGGAGGTGGCGTGGGGGGCGGCGCTGGGCCTCAAGTCCACGCTGCTGGGCTTCCTGCTGCCGCTGgc of Alosa alosa isolate M-15738 ecotype Scorff River chromosome 14, AALO_Geno_1.1, whole genome shotgun sequence contains these proteins:
- the aplnr2 gene encoding apelin receptor 2 gives rise to the protein MSLPEARFSTPPPSSSPSPQCDYSEWSPSLVFIPSVYVLVFVLGSLGNGLVLWVYLDRPRGRVARVSSCSKSSKPKTACSGPSTPSSSRSITDSLIASLAAADLAFVLTLPLWAAYTALGYHWPFGKPLCQVSSFIVALNMYASVFSLTGLSVERYWVIARRRKTGAMRGTELCRAPVVVSVVWLAAGVLALPALLLMTVKQVGLGSESDDEWPEEEDAGLPQDSALAFISSCDMDYSSLIPAELEPEERERLEVAWGAALGLKSTLLGFLLPLAVLLLCYCSLGRLLAQHFRESPRPDRGRQRRLLRVIVTLVLAFFLCWLPYHANKSLAMLMELELLPYSCPLVQLLLLAHPYTICLGYVNSCLNPLLYACCDTAFRRRCRALLKNIGCRSRCSRVTEEVLCNSQGLFLTLLCP